One genomic region from Bartonella australis AUST/NH1 encodes:
- the rimO gene encoding 30S ribosomal protein S12 methylthiotransferase RimO — protein sequence MVAPRISFVSLGCPKALVDSERIITSLRSEGYEVSNNHKSADLVIVNTCGFLDSARNESLANIDEAIKKNGKVIVTGCLGAEPDTIRQAYPNVLAITGPQDYESVMQAVHTVIPPIHDPFIDLVPPQGIRLTPRHYAYLKISEGCSNRCSFCIIPSLRGDLISRPISNVLREAEKLVQAGVKELLVISQDTGAYGIDVKYSESLWKDRTIKTKFLDLCLELGNMGIWIRMHYVYPYPHVDEVIELMAAGKILPYLDIPFQHASPTVLRNMKRPAHIEKINHRIEKWRKICPDLTLRSTFIVGFPGETNEDFDMLLEWLEEAKIERAGCFKYEAVRGAAANNLGLENIAEEVKESRWNRFMAKQQKISAYLLKKKVGKRLQVLIDESYGKTAKGRSKYDAPEVDGIVHISSRRPLRVGEFVTVKIERSDSYDLYGIAV from the coding sequence ATGGTAGCGCCTCGTATTAGTTTTGTTTCTCTTGGTTGCCCAAAAGCGCTTGTAGATTCTGAACGAATTATTACAAGTCTTCGTTCCGAAGGCTATGAAGTATCAAATAATCATAAAAGTGCTGATCTCGTTATTGTTAATACTTGTGGCTTTCTTGATTCTGCACGCAATGAATCACTAGCTAACATTGACGAAGCTATTAAAAAAAATGGAAAAGTCATTGTAACTGGATGTTTAGGAGCCGAACCGGATACTATTCGCCAAGCATACCCTAATGTACTAGCGATTACTGGACCACAAGATTATGAAAGTGTCATGCAAGCGGTTCATACAGTGATTCCTCCTATCCACGATCCTTTTATTGATTTAGTGCCTCCACAAGGCATCCGCTTAACGCCCCGCCATTATGCTTACTTAAAAATTTCTGAGGGGTGCTCCAATCGATGTAGTTTTTGTATCATCCCTTCTCTGCGTGGTGATCTTATTTCACGTCCTATAAGCAATGTTCTTCGCGAAGCAGAAAAACTTGTACAAGCAGGTGTAAAAGAGCTTTTGGTTATTTCTCAAGATACCGGTGCTTACGGAATCGATGTAAAATATTCTGAAAGCCTTTGGAAAGACCGCACAATAAAAACAAAATTTTTGGATCTTTGTCTTGAGTTAGGAAATATGGGCATTTGGATACGAATGCATTATGTTTATCCTTATCCCCATGTCGATGAAGTCATCGAACTTATGGCTGCAGGAAAAATTCTTCCTTATTTAGATATTCCTTTCCAGCACGCATCTCCAACTGTTTTGCGCAATATGAAACGCCCTGCTCACATCGAAAAAATAAACCATAGAATTGAAAAATGGCGTAAAATTTGTCCAGACCTCACTTTACGATCAACGTTCATTGTTGGCTTTCCAGGAGAAACTAATGAAGATTTCGATATGCTCCTTGAGTGGTTGGAAGAAGCAAAAATTGAACGAGCGGGTTGCTTTAAATACGAAGCGGTGAGAGGCGCCGCCGCAAATAATTTAGGATTAGAAAATATTGCTGAAGAAGTAAAGGAAAGTCGCTGGAACCGTTTTATGGCAAAACAACAGAAAATTTCCGCTTATCTTCTGAAGAAAAAAGTTGGAAAAAGGCTCCAAGTTCTTATTGATGAAAGTTACGGAAAAACAGCTAAAGGCCGTAGTAAATACGATGCTCCAGAAGTAGATGGCATCGTGCATATATCATCGCGGCGGCCGCTTCGTGTGGGTGAATTTGTCACCGTTAAAATTGAACGATCTGATTCCTATGATCTCTACGGCATTGCAGTTTAG
- the murI gene encoding glutamate racemase, whose amino-acid sequence MDKRPLLFFDSGIGGLTVLREVYALVPEFQFIYVADDAGFPYGVWEEDVLKRRILKIFTNLLELYNPTLCVIACNTVSTLMMADLRNEFPHVLFVGTVPAIKLAAGRTKSGLISVLATPGTVKRAYTYELIKSFAGQCRVQLVGSEKLAGFAEDYLHGYPVNYEDLRREILPCFVEENGKYTDVIVLACTHYPFLVNLFCEQAPWPVEWINPAKAVARHTRSLLLPKMQSKNLKKHENLALFISQNISFPTEHLLKRFNLNIIKGVDFNL is encoded by the coding sequence ATGGATAAACGACCACTCCTTTTTTTTGATAGCGGTATCGGTGGATTAACGGTGCTGAGGGAAGTATATGCTCTCGTCCCAGAGTTTCAATTTATTTATGTTGCTGACGACGCAGGGTTCCCTTACGGCGTCTGGGAAGAGGATGTTTTAAAACGCCGCATTTTAAAGATTTTTACGAATCTCCTAGAACTCTATAATCCTACTTTATGTGTGATCGCTTGTAATACAGTTTCTACATTGATGATGGCAGATTTACGAAATGAATTTCCCCATGTCCTTTTTGTAGGAACTGTACCGGCAATTAAATTAGCTGCGGGAAGAACAAAGTCTGGTTTAATCTCAGTGTTAGCGACTCCTGGAACAGTTAAGCGTGCATATACATATGAATTGATAAAATCTTTTGCTGGCCAATGTCGTGTCCAGCTCGTTGGAAGCGAAAAGCTTGCTGGATTTGCTGAAGATTATTTACACGGATATCCTGTTAATTATGAAGACTTACGCCGTGAAATTTTGCCATGCTTTGTTGAGGAAAATGGTAAATATACTGACGTCATTGTTTTGGCCTGTACGCATTATCCTTTTTTGGTCAACCTGTTTTGTGAACAAGCTCCGTGGCCGGTTGAATGGATTAATCCCGCAAAGGCTGTGGCCAGACATACGAGATCGTTGTTACTTCCCAAAATGCAAAGCAAAAATTTGAAAAAACATGAAAATCTTGCATTGTTTATATCGCAAAATATCAGTTTCCCAACAGAGCATTTATTGAAAAGATTCAATTTAAATATAATAAAGGGAGTTGACTTTAATTTGTGA
- the map gene encoding type I methionyl aminopeptidase, translating into MASYIEYNKVPPKFNGQIRIFDDYAFGEMRKVCRVAAECLDALVDIIKPGVTTQEIDDFVFSFGVERGALPADLNYHGYSHSCCTSINHVVCHGIPNKKSLQEGDIVNVDVTFILNSWHGDSSRMYPVGKIKRAAERLLNVTHESLMRGIAAVKPGATIGDIGAAIQRYAESERCSVVRDFCGHGIGQLFHDAPNILHYGTPGEGEEIKKGMIFTIEPMINLGKPQVKILSDGWTAVTRDRSLSAQYEHTIGVTSEGCEVFTYSPKNIFYISNSCT; encoded by the coding sequence ATGGCCAGTTACATTGAATACAATAAAGTACCTCCAAAATTTAACGGACAAATCCGTATCTTCGACGATTATGCTTTTGGTGAAATGCGCAAAGTTTGCCGTGTTGCTGCAGAATGCCTCGATGCACTTGTGGATATTATTAAGCCAGGTGTCACTACGCAAGAAATTGATGATTTTGTTTTTAGTTTTGGAGTTGAGCGGGGCGCCTTACCCGCTGATCTAAATTACCACGGATACAGCCACTCATGCTGTACATCCATCAATCACGTTGTTTGTCATGGCATACCAAATAAAAAATCTTTGCAAGAAGGCGATATTGTTAATGTTGATGTAACGTTTATCCTCAATAGCTGGCACGGAGATTCGAGCCGTATGTATCCTGTCGGGAAAATCAAGCGCGCCGCAGAACGCTTATTAAATGTAACCCATGAAAGCCTTATGAGAGGTATTGCCGCTGTAAAACCCGGTGCAACAATAGGCGATATTGGTGCAGCTATTCAGCGTTATGCAGAATCTGAACGCTGCTCAGTCGTGAGGGATTTTTGTGGACATGGTATCGGCCAGCTTTTTCACGATGCCCCCAATATTTTGCATTATGGAACACCGGGGGAAGGTGAAGAAATCAAAAAAGGTATGATATTCACAATTGAACCCATGATCAATCTCGGTAAACCTCAGGTCAAAATTTTATCCGATGGCTGGACTGCTGTTACACGTGACCGCTCTCTTAGTGCACAATATGAACATACAATTGGCGTAACAAGTGAAGGATGTGAGGTATTTACTTACTCTCCGAAAAATATTTTTTATATTTCAAATTCGTGTACTTAG
- the rpsD gene encoding 30S ribosomal protein S4, with protein sequence MSKRESTKYKIDRRMGENIWGRPKSPVNRRDYGPGQHGQRRKGKLSDYGVQLRAKQKLKGFYGDISEKQFHKTYVEAARRRGDTGENLIGLLESRLDAVVYRAKFVPTIFASRQFINHGHVNVNGRRTNIQSYRCKPGDVIEVRKKSKQLVLVLESVQLAERDVPEYIEADHSEMKATFIRIPSFADVPYAVQMEPNLVVEFYSR encoded by the coding sequence ATGAGTAAGCGCGAATCAACAAAATATAAAATTGACCGCCGTATGGGGGAGAATATCTGGGGCCGCCCGAAATCTCCCGTTAATCGTCGTGATTATGGTCCTGGCCAACATGGTCAGCGGCGTAAAGGAAAACTCTCTGATTATGGTGTACAGTTGCGTGCAAAGCAGAAATTAAAGGGTTTTTACGGTGATATTTCCGAGAAACAATTTCATAAGACTTACGTAGAGGCCGCTCGCCGTCGTGGTGATACAGGTGAAAATCTTATTGGCCTTTTGGAGTCGCGTTTGGATGCTGTTGTTTATCGCGCAAAATTTGTTCCTACCATTTTCGCTTCCCGCCAATTTATCAACCACGGTCACGTTAACGTAAATGGTCGGCGCACTAATATCCAGTCTTATCGCTGTAAGCCAGGTGATGTTATTGAGGTTCGAAAAAAATCGAAACAGCTCGTTTTAGTTTTAGAGTCTGTGCAATTGGCTGAGCGGGACGTTCCTGAATATATTGAAGCCGACCACAGCGAAATGAAAGCGACTTTTATCCGCATTCCTTCTTTTGCGGATGTTCCCTATGCTGTGCAAATGGAGCCGAATTTAGTTGTCGAATTTTATTCGCGATAA
- a CDS encoding septal ring lytic transglycosylase RlpA family protein: MNQVTHSVMKDSSDKMEAKIASVPPKLLNNQNQKKDEGRFVVGKPYQIKGKWYHPKDDLSYKRVGKASWYGSYFHGRLTANGEIYNMNLLTAAHPTLPLPSYARVTNLKNGASIIVRVNDRGPFKKDRIIDLSKQAAVMLGYADEGVTDVQVEYVARAPTDNYENSYLMASYVRRDSIPSVTKKKEKDAVFLAFSTDSQRRLIKTSIDKRQPIVNKEQSIKPVLIKLPEAGPILPDKPVLFNQMVFADKAIGKIMINSLNLL, translated from the coding sequence GTGAATCAAGTAACACACTCTGTAATGAAAGACTCCAGTGATAAAATGGAGGCTAAAATTGCCTCAGTACCCCCAAAATTATTAAATAACCAAAATCAGAAAAAAGACGAGGGGAGATTTGTTGTCGGTAAACCTTACCAAATAAAAGGAAAATGGTATCATCCAAAAGATGACCTGAGCTACAAGCGTGTCGGGAAAGCATCATGGTATGGTTCGTATTTTCATGGGCGTTTAACAGCAAATGGGGAGATTTATAATATGAATCTTTTGACTGCTGCTCACCCGACACTGCCTTTACCTAGTTATGCTCGTGTTACTAATTTGAAAAATGGAGCTTCTATTATTGTTAGGGTAAATGATCGCGGTCCTTTCAAAAAGGATAGAATTATTGATTTATCAAAACAAGCTGCAGTAATGCTTGGCTATGCAGATGAAGGTGTGACAGATGTTCAGGTGGAGTACGTCGCTAGAGCACCTACTGATAATTACGAAAATTCCTATTTAATGGCTTCTTATGTACGTAGAGATAGTATTCCATCCGTAACGAAAAAAAAGGAAAAAGATGCTGTATTTTTGGCGTTTAGTACAGACAGCCAGCGACGATTAATTAAAACTTCAATAGATAAAAGGCAACCAATAGTAAATAAAGAACAATCAATTAAGCCTGTGCTGATAAAATTGCCGGAAGCGGGTCCAATTTTGCCTGATAAACCTGTATTATTCAATCAAATGGTTTTCGCAGATAAAGCGATTGGGAAGATTATGATAAATTCGCTCAATCTGCTTTAA
- the ttcA gene encoding tRNA 2-thiocytidine(32) synthetase TtcA — translation MRGRDLMYKSLIKYQETAENSDLLEGEGTGYHSMFRDAPSNVEFNKLRKRLLRHVRQAFNDFSMLSSGNKWLVALSGGKDSYGLLALLLDLKWRGLFPIEILVCNLDQGQPGFPKHILPDFLNFHRIPYRIEYQDTFSVVKDKLKDASTYCSLCSRLRRGNLYRIAREEGCSALVLGHHRDDVLETFFMNLFHGGRLAAMPGKFLNDEGDLFVLRPLVYAAEEDMEKFSQLMRFPIIPCNLCGSQDGLQRNAMKKMLKDIEKRMPGRKDTMIRALTNVRPSHLLDKKLFDFNALN, via the coding sequence ATGCGAGGTCGTGATCTCATGTACAAATCTTTAATTAAATATCAGGAAACTGCAGAAAATAGTGATCTTTTAGAGGGGGAGGGTACTGGTTATCATTCGATGTTCCGGGACGCCCCTTCAAATGTAGAGTTTAATAAATTGCGCAAACGGCTTTTGCGCCACGTGCGGCAGGCATTTAATGATTTTTCTATGCTTTCTTCAGGAAATAAATGGCTTGTTGCCTTGTCAGGCGGAAAAGATTCTTACGGCTTACTAGCGCTTCTCCTCGATTTAAAGTGGCGTGGTCTTTTTCCCATTGAAATTTTGGTTTGTAACCTTGATCAGGGCCAGCCTGGCTTTCCGAAGCATATTCTTCCTGATTTTTTAAATTTTCACCGAATTCCGTATCGTATTGAGTATCAGGATACTTTCTCAGTTGTTAAAGATAAGCTAAAAGACGCGTCAACATATTGTTCACTTTGTTCTCGATTAAGACGGGGAAATTTATATCGTATAGCACGTGAAGAGGGGTGTTCTGCTTTAGTTCTTGGGCACCATCGTGATGATGTTTTAGAAACGTTTTTTATGAACCTATTTCACGGTGGTCGGTTAGCCGCTATGCCGGGCAAATTTTTAAATGACGAAGGCGATCTTTTTGTTTTGCGCCCTCTTGTTTACGCCGCTGAGGAAGACATGGAAAAATTTTCTCAGTTAATGCGCTTTCCTATCATTCCTTGTAATCTTTGTGGTAGCCAAGATGGTTTACAGCGCAATGCAATGAAAAAAATGCTAAAAGATATCGAAAAAAGGATGCCGGGACGTAAAGACACAATGATTCGCGCTTTGACAAATGTGCGCCCAAGTCATTTACTTGATAAAAAGCTTTTTGATTTCAATGCGTTAAATTAA
- the lexA gene encoding transcriptional repressor LexA, with amino-acid sequence MLTCKQYELLLFIHNHMKETGVPPSFDEMRRALELASKSGIHRLVTALEERGFIRRLPNRARAVEVIRLPDRITFDLSSARKIFPSMIKKDKKKISRNLDSLDNINAVDKKNVTIPIMGRIAAGVPISAIQQQINTLSLPPDMIGLGEHYALEVKGDSMIEAGIFDRDTIIVKCQSTATSGEIIVALIDKEEATLKRYRRQGASIALEAANPHYETRIYGSERVLIQGKLVGLIRRY; translated from the coding sequence ATGCTGACGTGTAAACAATATGAGCTGCTTTTGTTCATTCACAATCATATGAAAGAAACAGGTGTCCCACCCTCCTTTGATGAAATGAGAAGAGCGCTAGAACTTGCTTCAAAATCCGGTATTCATAGACTCGTTACAGCTCTAGAAGAACGAGGATTTATACGCCGTTTACCAAATCGTGCCCGCGCAGTAGAAGTTATCAGACTCCCAGATAGAATAACATTTGATCTTTCTTCGGCTCGTAAAATTTTTCCAAGTATGATAAAAAAAGACAAAAAGAAAATATCAAGAAACTTAGACAGTCTCGATAATATTAACGCTGTAGATAAAAAAAACGTCACTATTCCTATCATGGGCCGCATCGCCGCTGGTGTACCTATTTCTGCTATACAACAACAAATAAATACACTTTCTCTTCCGCCAGACATGATCGGTTTAGGAGAACATTACGCTTTAGAGGTTAAAGGAGACTCTATGATCGAAGCAGGTATTTTTGACAGAGATACTATAATTGTTAAATGTCAAAGTACAGCAACATCAGGCGAGATTATCGTTGCATTAATCGATAAAGAAGAGGCAACTTTAAAACGTTATCGACGTCAAGGGGCCTCTATTGCACTAGAAGCCGCGAATCCTCACTATGAAACGCGCATATATGGATCTGAGCGCGTTCTCATACAAGGTAAACTCGTTGGGCTTATTCGTCGATATTGA
- a CDS encoding D-alanyl-D-alanine carboxypeptidase family protein: MRAALKLLLVLFWILILNKVGWAKEFQTPAPQLLLLDGNTGTVLLKKQSDVAFFPASLAKLMTAEVVFHQLKEGILNETQKFKVSENAWRKGGAPSGTTTMFAKINTEVGILDLLRGMIIVNGNDSAIILAEGIAGSEDNFAKLMNQRAKALGLLHSHFVNATGLPEEGQFVTLYDMITLARHIAREYPDYYALYSEPHFTWNKIFQRNKNPFISEKIGVEGLGFGYSEKGGFSAVVTINKEHRRLFLAMNGLQNNKERTKEVVRTFQWGMTAFDLKTVLAKGEIVGYASVYGGSQISVPLIVKEPINFMLSNEKKKNIKAVIRYPGPLKAPVFSGQQVGVIQILLDKNLLLEKPVFTGSDIQEGNFFIKVRDALYEATIGKLRRYL, translated from the coding sequence GTGCGTGCTGCATTAAAGCTTTTGCTTGTCTTATTTTGGATATTAATATTAAATAAAGTGGGATGGGCAAAAGAATTCCAGACGCCCGCGCCGCAGTTGCTTTTATTAGATGGTAATACAGGCACGGTGCTTTTAAAAAAACAAAGTGATGTCGCTTTTTTTCCTGCCTCTTTAGCGAAATTGATGACAGCTGAAGTAGTGTTTCATCAATTAAAAGAAGGAATATTAAACGAGACACAGAAATTTAAAGTAAGCGAAAATGCTTGGCGCAAGGGGGGAGCGCCTTCAGGTACCACTACTATGTTCGCGAAGATTAATACAGAGGTAGGTATTCTTGATCTTTTGCGGGGTATGATTATCGTAAATGGGAATGATTCGGCCATTATTCTTGCTGAAGGCATAGCGGGAAGCGAAGACAATTTTGCAAAACTTATGAATCAAAGAGCTAAAGCGCTTGGACTATTACACAGCCATTTTGTTAACGCAACGGGTCTTCCCGAAGAAGGGCAATTTGTCACGTTATATGACATGATCACGTTAGCGCGTCATATTGCGCGTGAATACCCTGATTATTACGCGCTTTATAGTGAGCCTCATTTTACTTGGAATAAAATTTTTCAACGCAATAAAAACCCCTTTATTTCTGAGAAAATTGGCGTAGAGGGATTAGGTTTTGGGTATAGTGAAAAGGGAGGTTTTTCAGCGGTTGTTACCATTAATAAAGAACATAGGCGCCTTTTTTTAGCGATGAATGGTTTACAAAATAATAAAGAGCGTACAAAAGAAGTGGTACGCACTTTCCAATGGGGAATGACAGCTTTTGACCTAAAAACAGTTTTGGCAAAAGGAGAAATAGTCGGTTACGCTTCTGTTTACGGTGGATCGCAAATTTCTGTTCCCCTTATCGTTAAAGAGCCAATAAATTTTATGCTTTCAAATGAAAAGAAGAAGAATATTAAAGCAGTAATTAGATATCCTGGTCCGCTGAAAGCCCCTGTTTTTTCTGGACAACAAGTCGGTGTTATTCAGATTTTATTGGATAAAAATCTCCTTCTTGAAAAGCCAGTTTTTACTGGATCTGATATTCAAGAAGGAAATTTTTTTATAAAAGTAAGAGATGCGTTATATGAAGCAACAATCGGGAAATTGCGAAGATATTTATAA
- the tmk gene encoding dTMP kinase translates to MSGYFITFEGGEGAGKTTQIFFLAQYFRNKGYEVVVTREPGGTAGAEAIRYILLSGNVEQYGAFAEAILFTAARADHVAKVIAPSLKEGKIVLCDRFIDSTRVYQGLNGQVSSHILSILEDIGMCGIIPNLTFLLDVPAKFGVQRTNLRRKKTEKIDYFEKDELSVQEQRRQAFLQLAKNEPHRFRVIDATGTIEMIAHKIKDICHKVMLDYSL, encoded by the coding sequence GTGTCAGGTTATTTTATCACATTTGAAGGCGGGGAGGGGGCGGGTAAAACGACTCAAATCTTTTTTCTTGCTCAGTATTTTCGGAATAAAGGCTACGAAGTCGTTGTAACACGAGAGCCTGGAGGAACAGCAGGTGCTGAAGCGATTCGCTATATTTTATTGTCTGGTAATGTAGAGCAATACGGAGCCTTCGCTGAAGCAATCTTGTTCACAGCTGCACGTGCTGACCACGTCGCTAAAGTAATAGCACCTTCGTTGAAGGAAGGTAAAATTGTTTTATGTGATCGTTTTATTGATTCCACGCGTGTTTATCAAGGATTAAATGGCCAAGTAAGTTCCCATATTCTTTCTATTTTAGAAGATATTGGTATGTGCGGAATAATACCTAACTTGACGTTTTTGTTAGATGTACCGGCGAAATTTGGCGTGCAGCGTACAAATTTACGAAGAAAAAAAACTGAAAAAATTGATTATTTTGAAAAAGATGAATTAAGTGTTCAAGAACAAAGACGACAGGCTTTTCTTCAACTAGCTAAAAATGAACCTCACAGGTTTCGGGTAATTGATGCGACAGGCACAATAGAGATGATCGCACATAAAATAAAAGATATTTGTCATAAAGTGATGTTAGATTATAGCCTATGA
- the sfsA gene encoding DNA/RNA nuclease SfsA codes for MLFIPELYPAKLIRRYKRFLAEVRTNDQRILTVSVPNTGSMLGLTTPNFNVWLSYNNNSKRKYPYRLEIVEADNTLVGINTTLPNQLAREAIQCGLLPELNGYKTILSEQRYGTRSRIDFLLCDGTLPECYLEVKNVHFIRQKGLAEFPDTVTKRGTRHLEELIKIVQRGKRAAMLYIIQREDCSAFAVCHDLDPVYGRKFDLAVKSGVEFYAIKCHVSVEGIFPIHRVKIENSKKNGQLH; via the coding sequence ATGCTTTTTATCCCCGAACTTTATCCTGCAAAACTCATTCGTCGTTATAAACGCTTCCTCGCTGAGGTCAGAACAAATGATCAACGCATCTTAACTGTTTCTGTTCCTAACACCGGTTCAATGCTTGGACTGACAACCCCTAATTTTAACGTTTGGCTTTCCTATAACAATAATTCTAAACGAAAATATCCCTATCGATTAGAAATTGTCGAAGCAGATAATACCTTGGTTGGCATTAACACGACTTTACCCAATCAACTTGCCCGGGAGGCAATTCAGTGTGGATTATTGCCCGAATTAAATGGATATAAAACAATTTTAAGTGAGCAGCGCTATGGTACACGATCCCGCATCGATTTCTTACTATGCGATGGCACTCTTCCTGAATGTTATTTAGAAGTAAAAAATGTTCATTTTATTCGGCAAAAAGGATTAGCAGAATTCCCTGATACAGTGACAAAGCGCGGCACACGTCACCTCGAAGAGCTTATAAAAATTGTACAGCGAGGAAAACGAGCAGCTATGCTTTACATAATTCAGAGAGAAGACTGCTCAGCTTTTGCGGTATGCCATGATCTTGACCCTGTTTATGGACGTAAATTTGATTTAGCGGTAAAATCAGGGGTAGAATTTTATGCTATAAAATGCCACGTAAGTGTGGAAGGTATCTTTCCGATTCATCGAGTGAAAATAGAAAATAGCAAAAAAAATGGCCAGTTACATTGA
- the radC gene encoding RadC family protein: MAKRSDKNGVAKNNCSNLTLDAPLNSTSSTKSEKFKKKAEINKSYQGHRERLRKRYLKMKGNAIEDYEYLELLLFRTILRADTKPIAKNLIARFGSLAEVLGADIHRLQEVQGCGPATAIDLKIISSVAGRLARAELSKRNIFSSWDKVLAYCKAVMAHETREQFRVLFLDKKNGLLSDEVQQIGTIDHTPVYPREVVSRALELSASGLILVHNHPSGDASPSQADISMTYRLKDAANALEITVHDHIIIARNNYTSFKELKLI; the protein is encoded by the coding sequence ATGGCAAAACGATCAGATAAAAATGGAGTTGCTAAAAATAATTGCTCAAACTTAACCTTAGATGCTCCACTTAATTCAACGTCATCAACAAAAAGTGAAAAATTTAAAAAGAAAGCAGAGATCAATAAGTCTTATCAAGGACATCGTGAGCGTCTTCGTAAACGCTATTTAAAGATGAAAGGTAACGCAATTGAAGATTATGAATATCTCGAATTATTGCTTTTTCGTACCATCTTACGAGCAGACACAAAGCCAATAGCCAAAAATTTAATAGCACGTTTTGGTTCATTAGCTGAGGTACTAGGGGCTGATATCCACCGACTTCAAGAAGTTCAAGGGTGCGGTCCAGCTACCGCTATTGATCTGAAAATTATTTCAAGTGTTGCAGGACGCCTCGCCCGCGCGGAATTATCTAAACGTAATATTTTTTCATCATGGGATAAAGTATTAGCTTATTGTAAAGCCGTCATGGCTCATGAAACACGCGAGCAGTTTCGCGTTTTATTTCTTGATAAGAAAAACGGTCTGCTTTCTGATGAGGTACAACAAATTGGAACCATTGATCACACTCCCGTTTATCCTCGTGAAGTAGTCTCTAGAGCCTTGGAATTGTCTGCGTCAGGGCTTATCTTAGTTCACAATCACCCTTCAGGTGATGCTTCACCTTCTCAAGCCGATATATCAATGACCTACAGATTAAAAGACGCTGCCAATGCGCTAGAAATCACGGTCCACGACCATATTATTATCGCACGTAACAACTATACAAGCTTTAAAGAACTAAAGCTCATATAA
- a CDS encoding RNA methyltransferase, which yields MAGTNKNCKNIMSGPIIILVEPQLPENIGMVARAMANFGLSELRLVKPRESFPNEKARAAASKADHVIDNTLIFETLRDAIIDLNYVFGTTARKRYSFKGVKSAVEAAGILRYRENAGHKTGILFGREKWGLKNDEISLVDEIVTFPVNPAFASLNIAQAVLLMSYEWMKSGLENLNDTAFGAIEMKPADKKELHGFLSQLESALDVRGYFRPKERKEVMVANMRSVFTRANFSEPEIRLLRGVVSSLDHFSPKFPRGSGAPVELDRKQVKTSVNADG from the coding sequence ATGGCAGGAACAAATAAAAATTGTAAAAATATAATGAGTGGTCCAATTATTATTTTGGTTGAGCCGCAATTACCTGAAAATATCGGTATGGTCGCAAGAGCAATGGCGAATTTTGGGTTATCTGAACTTCGGTTGGTCAAGCCGCGAGAATCATTTCCGAATGAGAAAGCCAGAGCTGCTGCAAGTAAAGCAGATCATGTAATTGATAATACATTGATTTTTGAAACATTACGTGACGCAATTATAGATTTAAATTATGTTTTTGGTACAACCGCGCGCAAAAGATATAGTTTTAAAGGTGTCAAAAGCGCCGTTGAAGCGGCGGGTATTTTACGTTACCGCGAAAACGCTGGTCATAAAACGGGAATTTTGTTCGGAAGAGAAAAGTGGGGACTAAAAAATGACGAAATCAGTCTTGTAGATGAAATCGTCACTTTTCCGGTTAATCCCGCTTTTGCGTCGCTTAACATCGCTCAAGCAGTTTTACTTATGTCTTATGAATGGATGAAATCAGGTTTAGAAAATTTAAATGATACTGCTTTTGGCGCGATAGAGATGAAACCCGCTGATAAAAAGGAGCTTCATGGTTTTTTATCACAATTAGAAAGTGCTTTGGATGTGCGTGGATATTTTAGGCCTAAGGAACGTAAAGAGGTGATGGTTGCAAATATGCGTTCTGTTTTTACACGTGCTAATTTTAGCGAACCCGAAATTCGTTTATTACGGGGAGTTGTATCTTCGCTCGATCATTTTTCGCCTAAATTTCCGCGGGGAAGTGGCGCACCTGTAGAACTTGATCGGAAACAAGTCAAAACGAGCGTGAATGCTGATGGATAA